The proteins below come from a single Synechococcus sp. MW101C3 genomic window:
- a CDS encoding 2,4'-dihydroxyacetophenone dioxygenase family protein — protein MLIGVDGDHPIHREWMEQAPSAVHLGADDLPFVDIGAGNLLRVLQVFPTENVWVTENIFMKDFESPMHMHTGSVWGHTFSGSWKYLESDFVNRAGSFLFEPASSVHTLKILEDNTHVRWHIHGANLNIDAEGSIASIVFGKARLDTYLKLCEEQGFGRPPVLVL, from the coding sequence ATGTTGATCGGAGTTGATGGTGATCACCCCATTCACAGGGAGTGGATGGAGCAGGCTCCTTCGGCGGTGCATCTCGGCGCCGACGATCTGCCTTTCGTTGACATTGGTGCCGGCAATCTGCTGCGGGTGCTCCAGGTGTTTCCCACCGAGAACGTGTGGGTCACCGAGAACATCTTCATGAAAGATTTCGAAAGCCCGATGCATATGCACACCGGCAGTGTGTGGGGCCATACCTTTTCCGGTTCCTGGAAGTACCTGGAATCGGATTTCGTCAACCGCGCCGGCTCCTTTCTATTCGAACCCGCTTCATCGGTGCACACCCTCAAGATCCTTGAGGACAACACCCACGTGCGCTGGCACATCCATGGCGCCAATCTCAACATCGACGCCGAGGGATCCATCGCCAGCATCGTCTTCGGCAAGGCGCGCCTCGACACCTACCTGAAGCTGTGCGAGGAGCAGGGATTCGGACGGCCTCCCGTGCTGGTGCTGTGA
- the dcd gene encoding dCTP deaminase — protein MAVLGREAILQAIEAGAIGVTPFVPERLGPASLDLTLAGTFRVFRKVHEVIEVREHTDYRQLTEKIKVPQNEHILIMPGETVLGITQERLRLGPGLCGWLEGRSRFARLGLMVHISAPFMGPGIDSQQVLEMSNFGPAPLAVIPGTAVCQFVFQKLEGSEIYAGGFAGQTEDSF, from the coding sequence ATGGCCGTTCTCGGCAGAGAGGCGATCCTGCAGGCGATCGAAGCGGGCGCGATCGGAGTCACGCCGTTCGTTCCCGAGCGGCTGGGCCCCGCCTCTCTCGACCTCACCCTCGCCGGCACCTTTCGCGTGTTCCGCAAGGTGCACGAGGTGATCGAGGTGCGCGAGCACACCGACTACCGGCAGCTCACCGAGAAGATCAAGGTGCCCCAGAACGAGCACATCCTGATCATGCCGGGCGAAACGGTGCTGGGCATCACCCAGGAGCGGCTACGCCTAGGGCCAGGGCTGTGCGGCTGGCTGGAGGGTCGCAGCCGTTTTGCGCGGCTGGGCCTGATGGTTCACATCAGCGCCCCCTTCATGGGGCCGGGGATCGACAGCCAGCAGGTGCTGGAGATGAGCAACTTCGGCCCCGCTCCCCTGGCCGTGATTCCCGGCACCGCGGTCTGCCAGTTCGTGTTCCAGAAGCTGGAGGGGAGCGAGATCTATGCCGGCGGCTTCGCTGGCCAGACGGAGGACTCCTTCTGA
- a CDS encoding helix-turn-helix domain-containing protein, whose translation MRAALKVLEGKWTLPILWQLRETPQRYGDLRRAIPEISDKVLTQHLRDLERGGLVEREVMPAKPPQVSYRFSAYGRSLIPLIQSLCAWGEQHLQRQDRFE comes from the coding sequence GTGAGAGCTGCCCTCAAGGTGCTGGAGGGCAAGTGGACCTTGCCCATCCTCTGGCAGCTGCGGGAGACCCCTCAGCGCTACGGAGATCTGCGCCGCGCGATTCCAGAGATCAGCGACAAGGTGCTGACCCAGCACCTGCGCGACCTGGAACGCGGCGGGTTGGTGGAGCGGGAGGTGATGCCTGCCAAACCGCCGCAAGTGAGTTATCGCTTCAGTGCCTACGGCCGGAGCCTGATCCCATTGATTCAGTCACTCTGTGCCTGGGGAGAGCAGCACCTGCAGCGCCAGGATCGCTTCGAATGA
- a CDS encoding type II toxin-antitoxin system VapC family toxin, whose product MASAANGLLVIDTDVLIDYLRDQPLAASVMSIAELSVGVREGVERQRLDAFVSAFEVLPLEKEAAMQAGLLRRQFGRSHGTGLAEALIAACVQAAGATLATLNRRHFPMLANVLVPYAKGG is encoded by the coding sequence ATGGCGTCCGCCGCGAACGGCTTGCTCGTCATCGACACGGATGTCTTGATCGACTATCTCCGCGATCAGCCCCTGGCGGCCTCTGTGATGTCGATCGCTGAGCTGTCTGTGGGTGTGCGCGAGGGGGTGGAGCGCCAGCGGTTGGATGCCTTTGTGTCGGCCTTCGAGGTGCTGCCGCTGGAGAAGGAGGCGGCGATGCAGGCGGGGCTGTTGCGCCGTCAGTTCGGCCGCAGCCATGGCACGGGCCTCGCGGAGGCCTTGATTGCCGCGTGTGTGCAGGCTGCCGGAGCAACTCTGGCCACACTCAATCGGCGCCATTTCCCGATGCTGGCCAATGTGCTGGTTCCTTATGCGAAGGGAGGGTGA
- a CDS encoding antibiotic biosynthesis monooxygenase, translated as MTGTTASSDNGFPVNTISVGDGIVLINVFHLDPDQAEAFVATQVSEYKRLQGVFPGSLSANLHLSLDRTRAVNYAHFSSVEAYLAMRSSPAFAQHLERLKGLVLKAEPQLYTVAYTQNAAEPASNAPLPPLLDPAKAPRLGPVTPQ; from the coding sequence ATGACCGGAACAACTGCCAGCTCTGACAACGGCTTTCCCGTCAACACGATCAGCGTCGGCGATGGCATCGTGCTGATCAACGTGTTTCATCTGGATCCAGATCAGGCCGAGGCCTTCGTGGCCACCCAGGTGAGCGAATACAAGCGCCTACAAGGCGTCTTTCCGGGCAGCCTGAGCGCCAACCTGCACCTCAGCCTCGATCGCACCCGCGCCGTCAACTACGCCCACTTCAGCTCCGTCGAGGCCTATCTGGCCATGCGGTCAAGCCCTGCCTTTGCGCAGCATCTGGAGCGGCTGAAGGGACTGGTTCTGAAGGCCGAGCCTCAGCTCTACACCGTGGCCTACACCCAGAACGCCGCTGAACCCGCGTCCAACGCACCCCTGCCGCCCCTCCTGGATCCCGCCAAGGCGCCGCGGCTTGGCCCGGTCACGCCTCAGTGA
- a CDS encoding mechanosensitive ion channel family protein has product MITSTFILWVGILAVGFPLLSVLLGEAIHRLRRHGEGLAETLRLLRNLIIPIFIGLLFLQHVLGLSTSTRIFKTGETILWICMIHAALSLLNLALFEKAEADTWRSRVPKLLVDLARLFLILLGTAFVLATVWDADLAGLVTALGVSSIVIGLALQDTLGSVMSGIALLFERPFSVGDWLEVNGVVGQVIDINWRAVRLLTLEHEMVVIPHKLISSEMIRNFTQPTPIHAERIKLGFSYNDPPNLARQVLKSTALETKGVLADPEPNVFTLDYSDSAVTYEVKFFIRDYGDIENIRERFMTRVWYAAKRNNLSIPFPIRTLYHFNGPTSQQKGISKKFAESLQALPAYVPLNKEQELMQAPSLGISLQHFAAGEKVVRQGHSGNALYIIVSGQAVMSTADGHQQDREVLSLRSGEFFGEMALFSGDPSSVTITALFDLEVMKISGHVVNQMIERQPSFAREIGHILEIRRRAVQEASQLLDKASQQQKARSPGLKPEESFGDPTGSWRVDVPHGT; this is encoded by the coding sequence ATGATCACGAGCACCTTCATTCTTTGGGTGGGGATACTGGCAGTGGGCTTTCCGCTGTTGTCTGTCCTGCTTGGTGAAGCGATCCATCGGCTGCGGCGACATGGCGAAGGCTTGGCTGAGACCTTGCGACTGCTTCGCAACCTGATCATTCCTATCTTTATTGGTCTGTTGTTTTTGCAGCATGTTCTCGGCCTCAGTACCAGTACTCGCATCTTCAAAACTGGAGAGACAATCCTTTGGATCTGCATGATTCATGCAGCTCTGTCTCTGCTTAACCTTGCTCTCTTTGAGAAAGCAGAAGCTGATACATGGAGATCAAGAGTTCCCAAGCTGTTGGTAGATCTTGCACGCTTGTTTCTAATTCTTCTTGGCACAGCCTTCGTTCTGGCCACTGTTTGGGATGCCGATTTGGCCGGACTGGTGACTGCCTTGGGCGTGAGCTCAATCGTTATCGGTCTGGCACTTCAAGACACCTTGGGAAGCGTGATGTCCGGCATCGCCCTTCTGTTTGAGCGACCTTTCTCCGTGGGTGACTGGCTTGAGGTGAATGGGGTGGTGGGTCAGGTGATTGACATCAACTGGCGGGCCGTCCGTCTGCTGACGCTCGAACACGAAATGGTTGTGATCCCTCATAAGCTGATCAGCAGTGAAATGATTCGCAACTTTACGCAACCGACCCCAATCCACGCCGAGAGAATCAAGCTGGGATTTTCATATAATGATCCACCTAATCTTGCTCGGCAAGTGCTGAAGAGCACTGCACTAGAGACAAAAGGAGTTTTGGCGGATCCAGAGCCCAATGTCTTTACTCTCGACTACTCCGATTCGGCGGTAACTTATGAGGTGAAGTTTTTCATTCGAGATTATGGTGACATTGAAAATATTCGTGAGCGATTCATGACCAGGGTGTGGTATGCCGCCAAGCGGAACAATCTTTCGATTCCCTTTCCGATACGCACTCTCTACCACTTCAATGGCCCAACTTCTCAGCAAAAGGGTATCTCCAAGAAGTTCGCAGAGAGCTTACAGGCTCTGCCGGCCTACGTACCGCTGAACAAGGAGCAGGAATTGATGCAGGCTCCTTCCTTGGGTATCTCCCTTCAGCATTTTGCTGCCGGCGAAAAAGTGGTTCGGCAAGGCCATTCTGGGAATGCTCTCTACATCATTGTTTCGGGCCAGGCGGTGATGTCCACAGCCGATGGACATCAGCAGGATCGGGAGGTACTGTCTTTGCGATCCGGTGAGTTCTTCGGCGAGATGGCCTTGTTCTCAGGTGACCCGAGTTCCGTCACCATCACAGCCCTTTTTGACCTTGAAGTGATGAAGATATCCGGCCACGTGGTCAATCAAATGATCGAGCGTCAGCCCAGCTTCGCCCGTGAAATCGGGCACATTCTTGAGATCCGACGTCGCGCTGTCCAGGAGGCATCGCAGCTTCTGGACAAAGCGAGCCAACAGCAAAAAGCCAGGTCGCCAGGCCTGAAGCCAGAGGAATCGTTCGGCGACCCCACTGGCTCATGGAGGGTTGATGTGCCCCATGGAACCTGA
- a CDS encoding nucleotidyltransferase domain-containing protein: MTATTASKPIESRLAGMVAGIRQLIPAADVRLFGSRARGDDRADSDVDLLITVPDAWLAQRDRFALLADLWGAVAQPDLSVDLVLHSSSEVARRAKEPGSLVCEALREGVLLDGQA, from the coding sequence ATGACTGCCACGACAGCCTCCAAACCGATCGAGTCGAGGCTGGCTGGCATGGTTGCCGGCATCCGCCAGCTGATTCCCGCTGCTGATGTCCGTCTGTTTGGCTCAAGGGCCCGAGGTGATGACCGGGCCGATTCCGATGTGGACCTGCTGATCACCGTGCCTGATGCCTGGCTGGCGCAACGCGACCGCTTTGCGCTGCTGGCTGACCTCTGGGGTGCCGTGGCCCAGCCAGATCTGTCGGTTGACCTGGTGCTCCACTCGAGCAGCGAAGTGGCCCGCCGAGCCAAAGAGCCAGGCTCCCTGGTGTGCGAGGCCCTGCGAGAGGGTGTTCTGCTTGATGGCCAGGCCTGA
- a CDS encoding DUF433 domain-containing protein, producing the protein MTDQLGRITLNPEFCHGKPTIRGLRYPVEMVLELLPAGMSAADILIDYPDLEAEDITAVLEYATQLSRIQRVDLLSA; encoded by the coding sequence ATGACAGACCAGCTTGGGCGCATCACCCTCAACCCTGAGTTCTGCCATGGAAAGCCAACCATCCGCGGCTTGCGTTATCCCGTGGAGATGGTGCTCGAACTGTTACCAGCAGGGATGAGTGCGGCTGACATTCTTATCGATTATCCAGATCTCGAGGCTGAAGACATCACCGCAGTGCTTGAGTACGCAACCCAGCTTTCTCGTATTCAGCGGGTTGATCTCCTCTCTGCATGA
- a CDS encoding glucose 1-dehydrogenase — protein sequence MTRLQGKVALVTGGSRGIGRAIAERLGRDGADVVLTYAGNHEKAEAVAAAIRAGGVRALAHQSDLSQVSQTRALFAAVLEQFGHLDIVVNNVGVSVFKPTTDIEEEDYDRVMGTNARGTFFALQEAARHVADGGRIINLASGATRQALPAAGVYAASKAAVEQFGMALSKELGPRGITVNQIGPGVTDTDGLVMPADALAHLIAATPLGRLGQPADLADVVAFLASDDARWVNGQTLQVNGGIL from the coding sequence ATGACGCGATTGCAAGGCAAGGTGGCCCTGGTCACGGGCGGATCCCGCGGCATCGGCCGGGCCATCGCTGAGCGGCTGGGGCGTGATGGAGCCGATGTGGTGCTCACCTACGCCGGCAATCACGAGAAGGCAGAGGCCGTGGCGGCTGCGATTCGAGCAGGTGGGGTGCGGGCCCTGGCACACCAATCCGACCTCAGCCAGGTGAGCCAGACCCGGGCCCTGTTCGCAGCCGTCCTCGAGCAATTCGGTCATCTGGACATCGTCGTCAACAACGTCGGGGTATCCGTGTTCAAACCCACGACTGACATCGAGGAAGAGGACTATGACCGCGTGATGGGCACCAATGCCCGCGGCACGTTCTTCGCCTTGCAGGAGGCGGCCCGCCACGTGGCCGACGGTGGCCGGATCATCAATCTGGCCAGCGGTGCCACCCGCCAGGCCCTGCCCGCCGCAGGTGTCTACGCCGCCAGCAAGGCGGCGGTGGAGCAGTTCGGCATGGCCCTCTCCAAGGAGCTCGGCCCCCGTGGCATCACCGTCAACCAGATCGGCCCCGGGGTCACCGACACAGACGGCCTGGTGATGCCAGCCGATGCCCTGGCCCATCTGATCGCTGCCACTCCCTTGGGTCGCCTCGGCCAGCCCGCCGATCTGGCGGATGTGGTGGCTTTTCTCGCCTCCGATGATGCCCGCTGGGTGAACGGACAGACGCTTCAGGTGAATGGCGGCATCCTCTGA
- a CDS encoding CopG family transcriptional regulator, which translates to MQRTQIYLSEPGRQGLLALAQRSGRSQSALIREAIDRFLENNQPEERLAKLRQGRGLWSAGTRPLDGLKLRQELDRIPPEGG; encoded by the coding sequence ATGCAGCGCACCCAGATCTACCTGTCGGAGCCGGGGCGGCAAGGGCTGTTGGCCCTGGCCCAACGCAGCGGACGCAGCCAGAGCGCCCTGATCCGTGAAGCCATCGATCGCTTTCTGGAGAACAACCAGCCTGAAGAGCGGCTCGCCAAGCTTCGACAGGGAAGGGGCCTCTGGTCAGCCGGAACTCGTCCGCTGGATGGGCTGAAGTTGCGCCAGGAACTTGACCGCATCCCCCCCGAAGGCGGCTGA
- a CDS encoding endonuclease/exonuclease/phosphatase family protein — MTAFKVMNWNVENLFLPDPSKPEAQQQFQDKLTKLAAVIDEEQPDLLALQEIGPNGALAALQQALTHSMPHAAEGVPEAGGEPSRAIRVAILSIRPLSGIRSISPFPDLIRPVQQKDPVFDKPGTVADESLLAAMGRSALEVVVEVDGTEVTVITAHFKSKLISYPRPKGNFSPKDEDERYRYAAYALYRRTGEALTIRDRINAILSSSAGEPDPDDGLGREKAVVFCGDLNDQPDAATTQIIQGPTGSELETAGFLTGDKGDGYRMWNLAPRLNVTPDGEPPAEPPYTRVFKGRGELIDHIFASHRLVNPKNIPDARTVLATNRLPSVNEVPTERKSDPASDHAAVVATFMI, encoded by the coding sequence ATGACGGCCTTCAAAGTGATGAACTGGAATGTGGAGAACCTGTTCCTTCCTGATCCCTCGAAGCCGGAGGCTCAGCAGCAATTCCAGGACAAACTCACCAAGCTCGCCGCCGTGATCGACGAAGAGCAGCCTGATCTGCTGGCTCTCCAGGAGATCGGTCCGAACGGCGCCCTGGCGGCTCTGCAGCAGGCCCTGACCCATTCGATGCCCCATGCGGCGGAAGGAGTCCCGGAAGCCGGCGGAGAACCGAGCCGTGCCATCCGCGTGGCGATCCTCTCCATCCGCCCTCTGAGCGGTATCCGGTCCATCAGCCCGTTTCCGGATCTGATCCGTCCGGTGCAGCAGAAGGATCCGGTCTTCGACAAGCCGGGCACCGTCGCCGATGAATCGCTACTCGCCGCCATGGGCCGCAGCGCCCTGGAGGTGGTGGTGGAGGTTGACGGTACGGAGGTGACCGTGATCACCGCCCACTTCAAATCGAAGCTGATCAGCTATCCCCGGCCGAAGGGCAACTTCAGCCCGAAGGATGAGGACGAGCGCTACCGCTATGCGGCCTACGCGCTCTACCGCCGCACCGGGGAGGCGCTGACGATCCGTGACCGGATCAATGCGATCCTCTCCTCCAGTGCCGGAGAGCCCGATCCCGATGACGGACTGGGGCGTGAGAAGGCCGTGGTGTTCTGCGGGGACCTCAACGACCAGCCCGATGCCGCCACCACCCAGATCATTCAGGGTCCGACGGGCTCAGAGCTTGAGACCGCAGGGTTCCTCACTGGCGACAAGGGAGACGGCTATCGGATGTGGAATCTGGCTCCGCGCCTCAACGTCACGCCGGATGGCGAGCCACCCGCAGAGCCTCCCTACACCCGGGTGTTCAAGGGCCGTGGTGAATTGATCGATCACATCTTTGCCAGCCACCGCCTCGTGAACCCCAAGAACATCCCAGACGCCCGCACCGTTCTGGCGACGAACCGGCTGCCATCGGTGAATGAGGTTCCCACCGAGCGCAAATCTGACCCGGCATCCGATCACGCAGCGGTGGTGGCGACCTTCATGATCTGA
- a CDS encoding HEPN domain-containing protein: MARPEALRLLRIARRDLRMARCLLDPEVEEATWGWAAQQCLEKTLKAWLHHLGSTPPSTHDISRLLLLLQEAGVEVKDLLPLQAFTSFAVQYRYDDEPEELSLDRTAWCDRAEVLIEQVEGLLG, encoded by the coding sequence ATGGCCAGGCCTGAAGCGCTGCGGCTGCTGCGCATCGCCCGCCGCGACCTCAGGATGGCCCGCTGTCTGCTGGATCCAGAGGTGGAGGAAGCCACCTGGGGCTGGGCAGCTCAGCAGTGTCTGGAGAAGACGCTCAAAGCCTGGTTGCACCACCTCGGCAGCACTCCGCCTTCAACGCACGACATCTCCCGACTGCTGTTGCTGTTGCAGGAGGCCGGAGTTGAGGTCAAGGACCTTCTGCCACTGCAGGCCTTCACCTCCTTCGCTGTGCAATACCGCTACGACGACGAACCCGAAGAACTCAGCCTGGATCGCACGGCCTGGTGCGATAGAGCCGAGGTATTGATCGAACAGGTGGAAGGCCTTCTGGGCTGA
- a CDS encoding DUF1778 domain-containing protein, whose translation MAAIGASPPARSARLGLRATPEQEAVLRRAAEVTHKSLTDFILDSACLAAEQTLLDQRLFMVSGSQAQALIDLLDRPEQTNEGLHDLFARQAPWDAQ comes from the coding sequence ATGGCTGCCATCGGAGCTTCGCCTCCTGCGCGCTCAGCCCGGCTCGGCCTGCGCGCCACGCCGGAACAGGAAGCCGTGTTGCGCCGTGCCGCTGAGGTGACCCACAAGTCGCTCACCGACTTCATCCTCGACAGTGCCTGTCTCGCTGCCGAGCAGACGCTCCTTGATCAGCGCCTGTTCATGGTCTCGGGCTCCCAGGCCCAGGCCCTGATCGATCTACTGGACCGCCCCGAACAGACCAACGAGGGTCTGCATGACCTGTTCGCCAGGCAGGCACCCTGGGACGCCCAGTGA
- a CDS encoding GNAT family N-acetyltransferase, with translation MTWRPPEPLAVHHRLEGFDCGKPTLNHWLQHHARQAQTSGSARTFVVADEENRGAAYFSLTVGQVDTVEAPERIRQGMGRFPLPVVILARLAVSRENHGRGLGVGMLQDAIRRTLVIAEQAGIRAILTHPIDEDAARFYIRFGFTASPLRQQQLLLLLKDARKILQ, from the coding sequence GTGACCTGGCGGCCGCCGGAGCCGCTGGCCGTCCATCACCGGCTGGAAGGCTTTGACTGCGGTAAGCCCACACTGAATCACTGGCTGCAGCACCACGCTCGCCAGGCTCAGACCAGTGGCTCGGCCCGAACGTTCGTCGTCGCCGACGAGGAGAACCGTGGCGCCGCCTATTTCAGCCTCACCGTGGGCCAGGTCGACACGGTGGAGGCGCCAGAGCGCATCCGTCAGGGCATGGGGCGATTCCCCTTGCCCGTGGTCATCCTGGCCAGGCTCGCCGTGTCACGGGAGAACCATGGACGTGGCCTCGGAGTCGGGATGCTTCAGGACGCGATCCGTCGGACGCTGGTGATCGCTGAGCAGGCCGGAATCCGGGCGATCCTGACCCATCCCATCGACGAAGACGCTGCACGCTTCTACATCCGGTTTGGATTCACTGCATCGCCGCTGCGCCAGCAGCAACTGCTTCTGCTCCTCAAGGACGCGAGGAAGATCCTCCAGTGA
- a CDS encoding CidA/LrgA family protein, which yields MLALQFAGLIAIDRVAIVLTPHLPLPLPSNLVGMLLLGLLLLTGLVRESWLGQAAALFQRHLAFFFVPIAVGLMAYGSLLRQHGLMLLLVILVSTAAGIAAAGWIGARPGLGERPPAPAP from the coding sequence GTGCTCGCCCTCCAGTTCGCGGGCCTGATCGCCATCGACCGGGTGGCGATTGTGCTGACGCCCCATCTGCCGCTGCCGCTTCCCTCCAATCTCGTCGGCATGCTGCTGCTGGGCCTGCTGCTGCTCACGGGGCTGGTGCGGGAGTCGTGGCTGGGGCAGGCGGCGGCTCTGTTTCAGCGTCACCTCGCCTTCTTCTTTGTGCCGATCGCGGTGGGGCTGATGGCCTACGGCAGCCTGCTGCGCCAGCACGGGTTGATGCTTCTGCTGGTGATCCTGGTGAGCACGGCGGCGGGAATCGCAGCGGCGGGTTGGATTGGCGCCCGGCCCGGTCTCGGGGAACGGCCGCCGGCGCCCGCGCCATGA
- a CDS encoding class I adenylate-forming enzyme family protein — translation MPHHGPPLAPSIDLNRLLAAGLGRDPAAPALQDLEHSIGWAELDRQAEQLARAYQRLGLRRGDRLASLIPNRVELVVHYLAGLRSGLVLTPLNYRYVSPEIDHALTVSGAAALVFHGERLADLQASAVAGQLPLGCHRIDDPTGFDELLVAAPAGGEALPWSPLADDEPCFIYFTSGSTGRPKGVTHSRASFAAVLTSLIQAIELRAGEEVLAGSSLAHIASSALVLAALAGGASAAIASRIDAPTVETLLRRHRPSVLLMLPAALFELLRDDRLLPTDLASVRLCISGGDKVPHQLQEEFRSAAGFGIDECFGMSEIGYATLAPPSGQNRIGSVGRLCPGFSASLRHEDGNEVAPGEQGRLWIQAPSRMLGYWDNPQATADTIQKGWLDTGDEMRVDADGSFWFCGRRKQIIVHDSSNICPQEVEEALSEHPAVDLVGVIGIQDPVHGENVRAYVTLRPDQPAPSEAELIAFARARVGYKAPEEIRVLPELPLTPVGKTDRLALRQLAVDGLHAG, via the coding sequence ATGCCCCACCACGGCCCGCCCCTGGCCCCATCCATCGACCTGAACCGCCTCCTGGCGGCCGGCCTGGGGCGCGACCCGGCGGCACCGGCGCTCCAGGACCTCGAACACAGCATCGGCTGGGCCGAGCTCGACCGGCAGGCGGAGCAGCTGGCCAGGGCCTATCAGCGGCTGGGTCTGCGGCGGGGCGACCGGCTCGCCTCCCTGATTCCCAACCGGGTGGAGCTGGTCGTCCACTACCTGGCCGGCCTGCGCAGCGGCCTGGTGCTCACCCCGCTCAACTACCGCTATGTGTCCCCGGAGATCGACCATGCGCTGACGGTGAGCGGCGCCGCAGCCCTGGTGTTCCACGGCGAACGGCTGGCCGATTTGCAGGCCAGCGCCGTGGCGGGCCAGCTGCCCCTTGGCTGCCACCGCATCGACGATCCCACCGGGTTCGACGAGCTGCTGGTAGCGGCCCCCGCCGGCGGCGAGGCCCTGCCCTGGTCCCCCCTGGCCGACGACGAGCCCTGCTTCATCTACTTCACCTCCGGCAGCACCGGCCGGCCCAAGGGCGTGACCCACAGCCGGGCCAGCTTCGCCGCCGTGCTCACCTCCCTGATCCAGGCCATCGAACTGCGGGCCGGCGAGGAGGTGCTGGCCGGCAGCTCCCTGGCCCACATCGCCTCCTCCGCCCTCGTGTTGGCCGCCCTGGCCGGCGGCGCCTCCGCGGCGATCGCCAGCCGCATCGATGCGCCCACCGTGGAAACCCTGCTGCGGCGCCATCGGCCGTCGGTGCTGCTGATGCTGCCCGCCGCCCTGTTCGAGCTGCTGCGGGATGACCGGTTGCTGCCGACGGATCTGGCTTCGGTGCGCCTCTGCATCAGCGGCGGCGACAAGGTGCCCCACCAGCTGCAGGAGGAGTTCCGCAGCGCCGCCGGCTTCGGGATCGACGAATGCTTCGGCATGAGTGAGATCGGCTACGCCACCCTGGCGCCCCCGTCGGGCCAGAACCGGATCGGCTCCGTCGGCCGGCTCTGCCCGGGGTTCAGCGCCAGCCTGCGCCACGAGGACGGCAACGAGGTGGCCCCGGGCGAGCAGGGACGCCTCTGGATCCAGGCGCCCTCCCGGATGCTGGGCTATTGGGACAACCCCCAGGCCACCGCCGACACCATCCAGAAGGGCTGGCTGGACACCGGCGATGAAATGCGGGTCGATGCCGACGGCTCCTTCTGGTTCTGCGGCCGCCGCAAGCAGATCATCGTCCACGACAGCTCCAACATCTGCCCCCAGGAGGTGGAGGAGGCGCTCTCTGAGCATCCGGCCGTGGATCTGGTGGGGGTGATCGGCATCCAGGACCCGGTCCATGGCGAGAACGTGCGGGCCTACGTCACCCTCCGCCCCGATCAGCCCGCCCCCAGCGAAGCCGAACTGATCGCCTTCGCCCGGGCCCGCGTCGGCTACAAGGCACCGGAGGAGATCCGCGTGCTGCCTGAACTGCCGCTCACCCCCGTGGGCAAGACCGACCGGCTGGCCCTGCGGCAGCTGGCGGTGGATGGGCTGCATGCCGGTTGA
- a CDS encoding LrgB family protein, which yields MTLTLLGLALTVLAYALSRWINRRYPSPLTVPVLLSTPMVMVAIMLAGSGLDGYRGASDAITWWLGPATVSLAVPLHRHRQVLLDHGVRVAAAVVGGTLVAMVTAVTLARLLGLDVPLQAALGLKSATAPVAIALAHQVGADAPVVAGIVVASALLGTIVGPSLLTHLGIRSPLGRGLALGTISSGQGVAQAFREGELTGAIASVAMALAAVAVALLALPLALCLVHS from the coding sequence ATGACCCTCACCCTCCTGGGCCTGGCGCTCACGGTGCTGGCCTATGCGCTGAGCCGCTGGATCAACCGCCGCTATCCCTCGCCCCTCACGGTGCCGGTGCTGCTGAGCACCCCCATGGTGATGGTGGCGATCATGTTGGCCGGCAGCGGGCTGGACGGCTACCGCGGCGCGAGCGACGCCATCACCTGGTGGCTCGGGCCCGCCACCGTATCGCTGGCCGTGCCGCTGCATCGCCATCGCCAGGTTCTTCTGGATCATGGCGTCAGGGTGGCGGCGGCCGTGGTGGGCGGCACCCTGGTGGCCATGGTCACAGCCGTGACCCTGGCGCGACTGCTGGGGCTGGACGTCCCACTCCAGGCCGCCCTGGGCCTGAAGAGCGCCACGGCCCCGGTCGCCATCGCCCTGGCCCACCAGGTGGGTGCCGACGCTCCCGTGGTGGCGGGCATTGTCGTGGCATCGGCGCTGCTCGGCACGATCGTCGGTCCGTCCTTGCTCACCCACCTCGGGATACGCAGCCCCCTGGGTCGGGGGCTGGCGCTGGGGACCATCTCCAGCGGCCAGGGAGTGGCCCAGGCGTTCCGCGAGGGAGAACTCACCGGCGCGATCGCCTCCGTGGCCATGGCTTTGGCGGCCGTGGCGGTGGCGTTGCTGGCCCTGCCCCTGGCGCTCTGCCTCGTGCACTCCTGA